The sequence CGTGCGGCGTGTCCGAGCTGGTTCGCTTCGTCGGAATCTTCGGCGTAGAGGGCGTCCATCGCCTTCTCGAGGACGTCAGAGGCATCCGCGCGAAGGTCGGCGAGGGCGTCGGCGACGTCCGCTGGAATGTCGTCGAGTTTCAGCGCGAGATTCGAGATCTTGGCGGCGTGGTCGGCGACGCGCTCGAGCTGGCGCGCACTCGAGTGGTAGTCGAAACAGTCCTCGCGGGGGACCCCCAGTTCCTCTGCGGCGCGAGGCGAGCGAAGCGTCGCCCGGAAGATCCGGGAGACCACGAGCCAGAGACGGTCGACGTCGTCGTCGCGTTCGATCACGTCGAGTGCGACGTCGTCGTCGTTCTCGATCAGCGCGGTGACGGCGTCTGCGAGCATCGAAATGGCGATCAGGCGCATCCGCGAGACGGCGTTGACGATCGAGAGCTCCGAGGAGTCGAGCAAGTCCTGAATGACGACGCTGTCGGTGGTCTCCTCCAGGATCTCGACGCCGACCAGACTCTGGGTGGCGTCCCGGATCGCCCGCCGTTGCTCGGTCGTGATCCGGGTCGCCTGAAGTCGAATGATGTCGAAGCCGCTGACGTACATCGTCATCACGGCCCGGGTGAGTCGTTCGCCCTCGAGATCGGAGACGTCGAGCGTTCCTTCCTGACGTCTCGACTCCGACCGGGGCGTCAACAGGAGCGAATCACCTTCCGGGAAGAACTCGACGGTCGTCCCAGCCTCGACGCCGTTTTCGGTCGCCCACGTCTTCGGCAGCGATACCGTATACGTAGATCCGCCGGTCACCTGGACCTTCCGCGTCTCCATACGGGCCGTTCGAACGGCGACACTATAAATCACCACCCATCTATGTATCTCACGTTCGAGTCGGTCTGCCACCTGTTGAGAATCCTGTGTCCAGTCGACGATTGGGACAGGAAGGTCAATGCCGCGCCCATGGTGTGGTACTTGGAAACGAACATAGCACTATATAGAAATCATAGAAGGGTATTTAGACGGGTCGAGCCGTAGCTGCTGGCAATGGGAACGGAGCCGATTCCGGGACGTGGTGGCTACACGCGCCGTCGCGTTCTCCTCGGCGCTGCCGGGGCGTCGATGGCCGGGTTGGCGGGGTGTATCGTCCACGGCGAAGACAGCGGTCTCGAGGGCGAGATCGTCGTCGACGGCTCGAACACGCTCCGGCCGACGACCGCCCTCGTCGCCGAACAGTTCATGTGGCAGAACAACCAGGTCGAAATCCCCATCAGACCGGCCGGGACGGGGGCCGGCTTTCAGCAATTTTGTCGCGGCGAAACCGACCTGCAGAACGCGAGCCGCGAGATCGCCGACGACGAGCGAGACCTCTGTGACGAGACCGGCGTCGACTGGTTCAGGCTCGACGTCGTGATGGACGGCATCGCGATCATGAAACACGAGGACAACGATCGTGTGGAGTCCCTGACGACCGACCAGCTGCGCGAGCTGTGGCAGCGTGGCTCGGACGTCGAGACCTGGCAGGATCTGGACGACGACTGGCCCGACGAGGAGATCTCGCTGTACGGTCGCGACACGGCCTCTGGGACGTTCGACTACTTCACCGAAACGATCACCGGCAACGTCGGAAACATTCGCGCCGATTACAGCGGCACGCCCGACACGAACGCGATCATTCGCGGCGTTCGCGGCGACCGGTACGCGGTCGGCTTCGGCGGCATGGGATATTACGAGGAGAACCAGGAGGGCCTCGACCTGATCGGCGTCGAGGACACGGATACCGACGCCGACGGCCCGGTGTTCCCCGACGCGGACACGATTCGGGAGGGAACGTACAGCCCGCTCTCGAGACCAATGTTTCTCTACGTCCGGGAGGCCGCCATCGAGCGGGAGCCGGTCCGACGTTTCCTCCGGTTTTACCTCGATAACGTTCAACAGGCTGCTCTCGATACAGGCTTTTTCGAGATCCCCGACGAGACGATCGACGAACAGCACGCGAAACTCGACGAAAAATACGAGGCCTACGAATGAGCTCGGAACCGATCGACCTGCGGAGAGAGCAAAACAACGTCGGCTCGATCGTCGACAGAGCCGCGAAGTGGATCTTCTTCTCCTGTGCGCTCGTCACCGTCCTGACGACGCTGGCGATCATCCTCGTCCTCGTCGACGGGGCGGTCGACTTCTTCTCGCACGTCTCGGTCGTGGAGTACCTTACGGGAACCGAATGGAACCCACGAGACGCGGCCGACCCGAGCTTCGGCGTGTTGCCGCTGGTCTGGGGAACGCTGGTGATCACCGTCGGGTCGGCGTTGATCGCGATTCCGGTCGGCACCCTGACGGCGATCTACCTCTCGGAGTACGCCGACGAACGCGTCCGAAACGTACTGAAACCGACGCTCGAGGTGCTCGCGGGGATCCCGACCATCGTCTACGGGTTCTTCGCGCTCTCGTTTATCACGCCGATCATCCAGCTCGTTTACCCGGGCGTGGGCGTGTTCAACGCGCTCTCGGGGATCATCGTCGTCGGGATCATGATCATCCCGATGGTCTCGTCGATCTCGGAAGACGCGATGAGTTCGGTGCCGGACTCGCTCCGAAACGCGGCCTACGGACTGGGGGCGACGAAGTTCGAAGTGTCGACTCAGGTCGTCTTACCCGCCTCGCTGTCGGGGATTCTCGCGGCGTACATCCTCGCGATCTCGAGAGCGATCGGTGAGACGATGGCCGTCACACTGGCCGTCGGCATGTTGCCCCAGATCACCGCCAGCCCGTTCGCGGAGATGCAGACGATGACCGCGTACATGGTCGAAATCGGGACGGGTGACGCGTCGGTCGGGTCGATCGGCTACATGAGCCTGTTCGCGCTCGGGCTGACACTGTTCCTGATGACGTTCACGATGAACATTGGAAGCATGTGGGTCCGGTCACGCTACCGGGAGGAGTACGAATGAGCACGGGCACCGAATCTGACGGCTTCGACCTCGAGGACGCCTCGATCGAGCGAATGCAGCTGTACGGCCGCATCTTCCTCGGCCTCTGTCTCGCGGCTGCACTCGTCGGGATCGTCGCCTTGCTCGCGCTGCTGTACGACGTCGTCAGCGAGGCCTGGGGCTGGCTCACCTGGGAGTTCCTGACGCACCCGCCGTCGATGCTCGTCGAACACTACAATCCCGGAAACTACGGCGACCTGCCGACCGGCCCCGGCGGCATCTACCCCGCGCTCGTCGGGTCGATCTACCTGATCTTCCTCACCGCGATCTTCACGCTCGTGCTCGGGGTCGGCGCGGCGATCTACCTCGAGGAGTACGCCGCCGACACCCGCCTGACCCAGCTGATCGAGGCGAACATCGCCAACCTCGCGGGCGTTCCCTCAATCGTCTACGGGCTGCTCGGGCTGGCACTGTTCGTCCGGGCGATGGGCGCAGGCTCGAGTCTCATCGCCGGTGCGTTGACGCTGACGCTGCTGATCCTGCCCATCGTCATCGTCCAGACTCAGGAGGCGTTGCGAGCGGTTCCGGATTCGATGCGGAACGCGTCCTACGGTGCCGGTGCGACGAAGTGGCAGACGATCCGCAGCGTCGTCCTTCCCGAGGCGATTCCGGGAATCATGACGGGGATCATCCTCTCCCTGTCGCGGGCGATCGGCGAGACGGCACCGATCATCATGGTCGGGGCGGCGACGTCGATGTTCGGCCCGCCGACACTCACCGATCCGACGACCTCGTTCGCCGCGATGCCGATGCAGATCTTCGAGTGGGCGAAGGCACCCGAACCGAACTTCCAGCACGTCGCCGCCGCGGGGATCATCGTTCTGCTCAGCGTCCTCTTGCTGATGAACGCGACAGCGATCTACATCCGGAACAAGTACGATCGGCGCGCCTGAACCGCGCCGGTATCGTTCGAATCGACACCTCACGACAGTTTTCCCGCACCTGCCGCTCGATGCCAATCTCCCTTTGCGACGTCTCCCTCGACGGCGACCCGTACCGTCACGATCGTCGTCACTATAGCTCTATATAGGAGACATAGTACGATATTTAGGTCGTGGCTGTTTCGTAGTCGATGATGAGTAACGAGGCGAACGACCGACAGAACGCGTTGAAAGCAACGCTCGCCTCGGTCGTTTCCGGTGACGGCCGTTTCGCAACTGGTAACTTTCTCAGGCTCAATGCCGAGACAACTGGTATGAACCCCGAGTCTGAGGCGGCGACGGAATCGGAACAGACGGAGGTGGGGACCGCTCAGCGCTCGAGCGACGTCGACACGACCGCCGCCGACAGGCCGCTGGGGACGCCCCGGGTCGACGACGCGATCATCGAAGCGCGCGACCTCGACGTCTACTACGGCGATACGCAGGCGCTCCACGGCATCACCATGGACATCCCGGAAAAGCAGGTAACCGCGCTCATCGGTCCCTCGGGCTGTGGGAAATCGACGTTCCTGCGGTCGATCAACCGGATGAACGACCTCATCGACGTCGCTCGCGTCGACGGCGATCTCTACTTTCACGGCAAGAACGTCTACGACGAGGACGTCGACCCCGTCGCGCTTCGCCGGAAGATCGGCATGGTCTTCCAGAAACCCAACCCGTTCCCCAAGAGCATCTTCGACAACGTCGCCTACGGCCTGCGCGTCCAGGGCAAAGACGACGGCGACGTCGAGGGGAAAGTCACGACCGCACTCGAGCGGGCGGCCCTGCTCGACGAGGTCGAGGGGAAACTCGACGAGAGCGGCCTCGACCTCTCCGGCGGCCAGCAACAGCGTCTCTGTATCGCCCGTGCGATCGCTACCGATCCGGAAGTGATCCTGATGGACGAGCCTGCGAGCGCGCTCGACCCCGTCGCGACCTCGAAGATCGAGGATCTGGTCGAGGAACTCGCCGAGGAGTACACGGTCGTGATCGTCACCCACAACATGCAACAGGCCGCGCGCATCTCCGACAGGACGGCCGTCTTCCTCACCGGCGGCCACCTCGTGGAGTTCGACGACACGGAGAAAATCTTCGAGAATCCACAGAGCCAGCGCGTCGAAGACTACATCACCGGCAAGTTCGGGTGACGTCGGCCAGTGGCTGGTCTCCAGCCGGCGGCTCGAGTCGATTGGATCGCCCCGATCCACATCGAATTTATCCGACTCAGTCTGAACGTTCGCTCGAGATGAGAGTCAGTTTCGGACAGTAGCTGCTGGTCTCCGTCGTCGGAATCGGCTTCGTGCTCTTCTTGCTGTTGTTCTTCCCGTGGTGGCTCGCGCTCGTCGGGCTGTTCACGATGGTGCCGTTCTTTCTCAAGGTGTTGACGGCGTGAGTCGTGCGACGCTCGGCGTTCACAGCGAGGTGAACAACAGTGTCGCGAGAACGTACAGCGTCGTGCCGGCGACGAGCCACCGAACTGGCCCTGTGAAGACGAATCGTAGCGGCGTATCGAAGAGTACCCGTTCTCGCAGTGTCCGTGGTTCGCGCCGGACCGCCACCTGCGGAGGGGCGAAGAGGCTCGGTCGAACACGGGCGTCGAGTCGCCGCGTCGAGAGTTCGTGGATCTGTAGCCGACCCATTCCAGTGAGGTCCTCGTACTCACAGCGAGCGTCCGATTCGGCGAGGAAGCCGGCACAGGACTTACAGAGTGTGAAGTGCCCGGAGTCGGGCTCGTCGGGTCCCGAGGGTGGATCGATCCAGGCGACGAGGTCACCGGAGTCCGTTCGTTCGACGCCACAGCGGCTGCAACACTGATCGATCGGTTCGCGCAACCGGGCGACGGGGTCAGGAGCGTCGGGCTTCGGAAACAGCGGCGCCTCGTCACGGACGTCGTCGAACGAGGAGTTGGACTGATGGATCACGCCATGGCAGGGTCGACAGAGGGTTAGCAGGTTCTCGAGGGCGTCGGGACCGCCAGCGCCACGGGGAATCACGTGGTGGGCCTGCAGCGTCCGGTCGTCGGCCCCGCAACGCGTGCAGGCGTAGCCGTCTCGGCGCAGTGTCGCCTGGCGAAGTTCGTCCCATCCCTCGCCGTACCCACGCCGATCCGGGTGATCGGGACGATCAGAGTCGTCACCCTCGCTGCCCATCGGTCACACGTGTGTGCCTCGGGGGCAAAGACCCATCGGCACCGTCGAAGCGAAATTAGTCGTCCTCGAGTGCCTGCCAGGAGAGTCGCGGGTTCCGTGCGGCGCTGGTCTGGTCGATCCGTCGGGCAGTAGTTCGACCGGGGGCTGCCTCGAGCGTGTCGGCGTCCTCCGTTGCGACGGCGTCGAAGGCTGCGGCGAGCCGATCGAGGGTGGCCTTGCTCTCGACTTCGGTGGGCTCGGTCATCAGGGCCTCGGGGACGATTTCGGGCCACTTGGTCGTCGGCGGATGGACGCCGTAGTCGAGCATCCGTTTCGCGACCTCGGCGGCGTCCTGCTCGCCCGCGCTGGCGACGAACTCGTGGTGGAAGGGGCCGTAAGGGATCTCGTAGTCGATCTGGCTCGCGAGGTAGTTTGCGTTGAGGACGGCCATGGCGCTGGCGTCGGCCAGTCCGACGTCGCCGAGACGGGCGATGTAAGCGAAAGTCTTGACGAGCACGAGCCAGTTACCCTGGTAGCCGTGGACCTTGCCGATGGTGTGGTCGGGGTCGAACAGTTCGTAGGTCGGCTCACCGCGTTCACCGTCCGCATCGTCGCTCCCCCCGACCTCTCGCACGCGAGGTGCCGGGAGGAACGGCGCGAGTTCTTCGACGACGCCGACCGGACCGGCGCCGGGACCGCCGCCGCCGTGAGGCGTCGCAAACGTCTTGTGCACGTTGTAGTGCATCACGTCGAAGCCCATGTCACCCGGACGTGCACGGCCGAGCAGCGCGTTCAGGTTCGCTCCGTCGTAGTAGAGCAAGCCGCCGACGTCGTGGACCAGCTCGGCGATCTCTTCGATGTCGCGCTCGAACAGTCCGAGCGTGTTCGGGTTCGTCAGCATCAGCGCCGCCGTGTTCTCCGAGAGGGCCGCCTCGAGGGCCTCGAGGTCGACTCGTCCGTCCTCGTCGCTCGGGAGCGAGACGACGTCGTACCCCCCGAGGGCGGCGGTCGCGAAGTTCGTCCCGTGGGCGCTCTCGGGGATGATGACCTCGTCGCGGTGAGCCTCGCCGTTGTGTTCGTGGTAGGCCGCAGCGACGCGAATCCCGACGAACTCGCCGGCTGCACCCGCCGGTGGCTGGAGTGTCACGGCGTCCATCCCGCCGATTCGGCCGAGGTAGTCCTGCAGCCGGTACAGGAGTTCGAGGGTGCCCTGGATGGTCCCGGGGGAGCGGTCGGGGTGGACCGCAGCCGTCGGGAGGGCAGCGACGTCCTCGGTGAACTTCGGGTTGTACTTCATCGTACACGAGCCCAGCGGGTAGGGGCCGCTGTCGATCCCGTAGGTCATCTGGGAGAGGCGCGTGTAGTGACGGGCGAGTTCGGGTTCCGAGAGTTCGGGCAACTCGAGGTCCTCTCGCGTGAGGTCGTCCGGGAGCGGAGACTCCTCGCCGACCTCGACCCGCGTCAGGTCCTTCTCCGAGAGCAGGGGTTCGTACTGACCGTCCTCGACGTAGCGGGCCTGGTCGTAGCGGACGCGTGCGTCCTCGCCGTCGGCTCGAGTGTCGTCTGCGGGGGTGGGGTCGTCGCTCATCGACCCACCTCCTCGAGTGACGCGACGAACGCGTCGAGTTCGTCGTCGGTCGTGCCTGCCGTACAGACCTGTATCTCGTGATCGCCGACGACGTGGACCGCGAAGCCGCTGGCCTCGAGGTCACGGGCGACTGCACCGGCGGGGCGTTCGAGACGGGCGACGAACTCCCGGAGGTGGTGGCGGTCGTGAACCGGCGCGGTCACACCGGGGAGGTCGTCGAGACGGCCCGCGAGGTCGGTCGCGCGGGTGACGCCGCGATTGGCGAGCTCGACCAGTCCCGACGGCCCGAGCATCGCCGCGTGCATCGCGGTCCGGAGGGCGACCCACGCCTGATTCGTGCAGATGTTGCTCGTCGCGCGTTCCCGCCGGATGTGCTGTTCGCGGGTCTGGAGCGTGAGGGTGTAGGCCCGCCGATCGGTCGCGTCCTCGCTCACGCCCACGAGTCGCCCGGGGACCTGCCGGAGGTGCTCCTCGCGGGTGGCGAACAGTCCGAGGCCCATCCCGTAGCTCGTTCCAAGACCGAGGACGCTCGCGTCGCCGACGACGACGTCGGCACCCACGTCTGCCGGTCGCTCGAGCACCGAGAGCGCGACCGGGTCAGAGCCGAGGACGAACAGGGCCCCGACGTCGGCCGCGAGGTCGCCGATGTCCGGGAGACGCTCCTCGATCGTTCCCCGGACGGTCGGGTTCTCCGCGTAGATCATCACGGTTTCGTCGTCGACCAGTTCCGCGAGCGCCTCCCAGTCGACGGTGCCGTCGTCGCTTGGGTAGGCCTCGACGACGAGGTCGGTTCCGGCGACGTAGTTCTCGAGCGTACTCGACCGACCGTCCCGGAGCAGGTCGGGGACGAGGACGCGATGCCCGTCGACGCTTCGAACGCGATCGGCGAGCGTCGCGGCTTCGCCGAGGGCGGTCGCCGCGTCGTACATCGAGCAGTTCGCAACCTCGAGGCCGGTCAACTCGACCAGCAGCGACTGGTACTCGAACAGCGCCTGCAGGAAGCCCTGTGAGACCTCCGGCTGGTACTGCGTGTAGGAGGTGAGAAACTCCGAGCGATCCGCGAGGTGGTCGACCAGCGACGGCACGTAGTAGCCGTAGTGACCGCGCCCGAGTAGTTCGGTCAGGTCGTCGTTTCGCTCGAGAATCGAACGGACCAGTCGCCGCGTCTCTCGTTCCGTTCGAGCGTCGATTCCGAACTCGTCGTCGAACCGTACCGGTTCGGGGATGTCGAAGAGGTCTTCTACGGTTTCGACACCGACCGCCTCGAGCATCGCGTCCCGTTGTGCTGCCGTGTGGGGGGCGAAGGGGCTCCCCGTCGATTGTGTACCCTGCATGGTTAGTCGGTCGATCGAGCGGGTGCCGTCTCGTCGACGGCACGTTCGGTCGCTTCCCACCCGCGTCCACCGCAAGCGTCGATCAGTGCCACGATATCAATGGTTACTGGCGTGGGATAATTAACGCATCCGGTCTCCCGGACGAGTGGTGGAGCGGGGCAACCGGGGATCACCGGAAGTACAGTCAGATCAGCGAGCGTCGTCAGTCCCGTCGTCCGATTCGGGCGCGTCGCTGTCACGCTGTGAGTCCGGGTCTCCTTCCGGTTGGTCACCGGATTCCGGATCCGCCTCTCTCTCGATTCTCGGCCGGAGTCCGCCTCGTCGAGCCCGCAGGTCCGAAAGCGACCAGCCAACGTCCCGGGTCGCCCGGACACCATTTGCGCCGACTCCCGAGCGGATGCC is a genomic window of Natrarchaeobaculum aegyptiacum containing:
- a CDS encoding phosphate uptake regulator PhoU, with the protein product METRKVQVTGGSTYTVSLPKTWATENGVEAGTTVEFFPEGDSLLLTPRSESRRQEGTLDVSDLEGERLTRAVMTMYVSGFDIIRLQATRITTEQRRAIRDATQSLVGVEILEETTDSVVIQDLLDSSELSIVNAVSRMRLIAISMLADAVTALIENDDDVALDVIERDDDVDRLWLVVSRIFRATLRSPRAAEELGVPREDCFDYHSSARQLERVADHAAKISNLALKLDDIPADVADALADLRADASDVLEKAMDALYAEDSDEANQLGHAAREAVLEIDEHTRTIDDMLRELDPIQAQSLGLIVDSLSRSADYGGNIAETALQKAAPRP
- a CDS encoding PstS family phosphate ABC transporter substrate-binding protein, coding for MGTEPIPGRGGYTRRRVLLGAAGASMAGLAGCIVHGEDSGLEGEIVVDGSNTLRPTTALVAEQFMWQNNQVEIPIRPAGTGAGFQQFCRGETDLQNASREIADDERDLCDETGVDWFRLDVVMDGIAIMKHEDNDRVESLTTDQLRELWQRGSDVETWQDLDDDWPDEEISLYGRDTASGTFDYFTETITGNVGNIRADYSGTPDTNAIIRGVRGDRYAVGFGGMGYYEENQEGLDLIGVEDTDTDADGPVFPDADTIREGTYSPLSRPMFLYVREAAIEREPVRRFLRFYLDNVQQAALDTGFFEIPDETIDEQHAKLDEKYEAYE
- the pstC gene encoding phosphate ABC transporter permease subunit PstC, translated to MSSEPIDLRREQNNVGSIVDRAAKWIFFSCALVTVLTTLAIILVLVDGAVDFFSHVSVVEYLTGTEWNPRDAADPSFGVLPLVWGTLVITVGSALIAIPVGTLTAIYLSEYADERVRNVLKPTLEVLAGIPTIVYGFFALSFITPIIQLVYPGVGVFNALSGIIVVGIMIIPMVSSISEDAMSSVPDSLRNAAYGLGATKFEVSTQVVLPASLSGILAAYILAISRAIGETMAVTLAVGMLPQITASPFAEMQTMTAYMVEIGTGDASVGSIGYMSLFALGLTLFLMTFTMNIGSMWVRSRYREEYE
- the pstA gene encoding phosphate ABC transporter permease PstA, yielding MSTGTESDGFDLEDASIERMQLYGRIFLGLCLAAALVGIVALLALLYDVVSEAWGWLTWEFLTHPPSMLVEHYNPGNYGDLPTGPGGIYPALVGSIYLIFLTAIFTLVLGVGAAIYLEEYAADTRLTQLIEANIANLAGVPSIVYGLLGLALFVRAMGAGSSLIAGALTLTLLILPIVIVQTQEALRAVPDSMRNASYGAGATKWQTIRSVVLPEAIPGIMTGIILSLSRAIGETAPIIMVGAATSMFGPPTLTDPTTSFAAMPMQIFEWAKAPEPNFQHVAAAGIIVLLSVLLLMNATAIYIRNKYDRRA
- the pstB gene encoding phosphate ABC transporter ATP-binding protein PstB; this translates as MNPESEAATESEQTEVGTAQRSSDVDTTAADRPLGTPRVDDAIIEARDLDVYYGDTQALHGITMDIPEKQVTALIGPSGCGKSTFLRSINRMNDLIDVARVDGDLYFHGKNVYDEDVDPVALRRKIGMVFQKPNPFPKSIFDNVAYGLRVQGKDDGDVEGKVTTALERAALLDEVEGKLDESGLDLSGGQQQRLCIARAIATDPEVILMDEPASALDPVATSKIEDLVEELAEEYTVVIVTHNMQQAARISDRTAVFLTGGHLVEFDDTEKIFENPQSQRVEDYITGKFG
- a CDS encoding HNH endonuclease encodes the protein MGSEGDDSDRPDHPDRRGYGEGWDELRQATLRRDGYACTRCGADDRTLQAHHVIPRGAGGPDALENLLTLCRPCHGVIHQSNSSFDDVRDEAPLFPKPDAPDPVARLREPIDQCCSRCGVERTDSGDLVAWIDPPSGPDEPDSGHFTLCKSCAGFLAESDARCEYEDLTGMGRLQIHELSTRRLDARVRPSLFAPPQVAVRREPRTLRERVLFDTPLRFVFTGPVRWLVAGTTLYVLATLLFTSL
- the gcvPB gene encoding aminomethyl-transferring glycine dehydrogenase subunit GcvPB, whose product is MSDDPTPADDTRADGEDARVRYDQARYVEDGQYEPLLSEKDLTRVEVGEESPLPDDLTREDLELPELSEPELARHYTRLSQMTYGIDSGPYPLGSCTMKYNPKFTEDVAALPTAAVHPDRSPGTIQGTLELLYRLQDYLGRIGGMDAVTLQPPAGAAGEFVGIRVAAAYHEHNGEAHRDEVIIPESAHGTNFATAALGGYDVVSLPSDEDGRVDLEALEAALSENTAALMLTNPNTLGLFERDIEEIAELVHDVGGLLYYDGANLNALLGRARPGDMGFDVMHYNVHKTFATPHGGGGPGAGPVGVVEELAPFLPAPRVREVGGSDDADGERGEPTYELFDPDHTIGKVHGYQGNWLVLVKTFAYIARLGDVGLADASAMAVLNANYLASQIDYEIPYGPFHHEFVASAGEQDAAEVAKRMLDYGVHPPTTKWPEIVPEALMTEPTEVESKATLDRLAAAFDAVATEDADTLEAAPGRTTARRIDQTSAARNPRLSWQALEDD
- the gcvPA gene encoding aminomethyl-transferring glycine dehydrogenase subunit GcvPA, whose protein sequence is MQGTQSTGSPFAPHTAAQRDAMLEAVGVETVEDLFDIPEPVRFDDEFGIDARTERETRRLVRSILERNDDLTELLGRGHYGYYVPSLVDHLADRSEFLTSYTQYQPEVSQGFLQALFEYQSLLVELTGLEVANCSMYDAATALGEAATLADRVRSVDGHRVLVPDLLRDGRSSTLENYVAGTDLVVEAYPSDDGTVDWEALAELVDDETVMIYAENPTVRGTIEERLPDIGDLAADVGALFVLGSDPVALSVLERPADVGADVVVGDASVLGLGTSYGMGLGLFATREEHLRQVPGRLVGVSEDATDRRAYTLTLQTREQHIRRERATSNICTNQAWVALRTAMHAAMLGPSGLVELANRGVTRATDLAGRLDDLPGVTAPVHDRHHLREFVARLERPAGAVARDLEASGFAVHVVGDHEIQVCTAGTTDDELDAFVASLEEVGR